In one Flavobacteriales bacterium genomic region, the following are encoded:
- a CDS encoding diacylglyceryl transferase: MSGTPERARKGWMQRLAERWGVSPSRVVVILLVFACTGFTVMFLKRPVVAWVSGDTGEPPLLFTVLYYVLVLPLYNALLLAYGALFGQFSFFWAFEKRFFARLLGRPPRT; encoded by the coding sequence ATGAGCGGAACGCCTGAGCGAGCTCGAAAGGGATGGATGCAGCGTCTGGCGGAGCGCTGGGGCGTCTCCCCCTCCCGCGTGGTGGTCATCCTCTTGGTGTTCGCCTGCACGGGATTCACGGTGATGTTCCTCAAGCGCCCTGTGGTGGCATGGGTGTCGGGCGATACCGGAGAGCCCCCGCTCCTGTTCACGGTGCTCTACTACGTCCTGGTGCTCCCGCTCTACAATGCGCTGCTGCTCGCGTATGGCGCGCTTTTCGGGCAGTTCAGCTTCTTCTGGGCCTTCGAGAAGCGGTTCTTCGCACGCTTGCTCGGCCGCCCTCCAAGGACCTGA
- a CDS encoding PKD domain-containing protein → MLRAPVIACLILLLIGAPGRSTAQTLPAGFVSSLVSDGWFSPVGAVWDQNGRMYVWEKSGRVWIVENGVRKPSPLLNLMQEVGNWGDHGMLGFALDPAFTSNGRVYAMYVVDRHHLLNFGTPSYDPYATDGGTATIVRIVRYTAIGPAFEAVDPDSRTVLLGESITTGAAVLYNTHGAGTLLFARDGTLIATIGDGASAASTDAGSASESYFAQGLADGIIRPEENVGAFRAQLVNSFNGKVLRMDPATGNGVPSNPFYDPAQPRAPRSRVWALGLRNPYRMTLQPGTGSTNPADGDIGTLFIGDVGWSSWEELNVCNSPGMNFGWPLFEGMENAASYASALTENRDQPNPLFNGTSCTVPYFRFSDLLKQDQVGHVNGHPNPCDPAQQVPLSVPRFFHARPSIDWQHGDRSRCAAFQAGAPITYDLDDPLSPVPGPRFGGYAAIGGPWSAWSGFPAAFQDCAYHADFAGGWIKRFVYGPNGEVQSVQDFASGLGAVNWLGAGPDGCLWYIKYTGGAELRRICNTAAVNLPPVAVASQSVQYGPGPLSVSFSGAASSDPEGGAITHQWDFGDGSPISTAVSPVHVFQAPPGAPTMYTVTLTVTDNTGQQASASLVVSVNNTPPIAAITSFANGAFYPVGVDTVFQLAASVSDAEHGPAQLSYAWQVTLRHNTHEHPGPIINAVSTSAHVSGEGCDGQSYSYEVRLTVSDAAGLSTTVSHVLHPRCYAIAPTAIIMASSIAGQAPFAVQFDGTASYDPGSIVAYHWDFGDGTASDQPAPIKVFTDEGDRVVTLTVTDDDGLTGQAARTVTVVTLGAPQCMGPSGSVLRQFWSGVGGISIPDLVNHPNYPGSPTGSSTLTSFQGPTNFANNYGTRVRGYIVPPATGSYVFTVTGDDATAVYLSLNAEPRHARLICSAPGSTTAAQFDRFPSQTSAAIQLVAGAYYYVELLHKEGSASDHFALYWQTPLNGTRTIIPGSALVQWADCLPGARLRCVLSGPYDSNTGLMRDDLRSVGLLPLGQPYSALGYAFIGGGNESTTAARLSQTGPNAVVDWVVVELRNKNAPSQVIASRAALLERDGDILGTDGFARLTFNVPVDNYYIALRHRNHLAAMTAASIRLDAGDRTVDFTLPSTGTWGTQAEVPLVNGRMGLWSGDVNRDGSLRYVGNGNDRDPILVAIGGSMPLNTVTGYRLEDVDLSGVVRYTGQWNDRDPILVNIGGSTPTAVRVQQLP, encoded by the coding sequence ATGCTACGCGCTCCAGTCATTGCCTGCCTGATCCTGTTGTTGATTGGGGCTCCGGGAAGGTCCACTGCCCAGACGCTGCCGGCAGGTTTCGTCAGCTCCCTCGTTTCCGATGGATGGTTCAGCCCGGTGGGTGCGGTCTGGGATCAGAATGGGCGCATGTACGTTTGGGAGAAGAGCGGCCGCGTGTGGATCGTGGAGAATGGTGTGCGCAAGCCGAGTCCCTTGCTGAACCTGATGCAAGAGGTCGGCAATTGGGGCGACCATGGGATGCTCGGCTTTGCCCTCGACCCCGCATTCACCAGCAATGGACGGGTTTATGCCATGTATGTGGTGGACCGTCACCACCTGCTCAACTTCGGCACGCCCAGTTACGACCCCTATGCCACCGACGGTGGCACGGCCACGATCGTCCGGATCGTCCGCTACACGGCCATCGGGCCGGCTTTCGAGGCCGTGGACCCCGACAGCCGCACCGTCCTGCTCGGCGAGAGCATCACCACTGGTGCGGCTGTGCTCTACAACACCCATGGCGCCGGCACCCTGCTCTTCGCGCGCGATGGCACCCTCATCGCCACCATCGGTGACGGCGCCAGTGCCGCCAGTACGGATGCGGGCAGCGCCTCGGAGAGCTATTTCGCGCAAGGGCTGGCCGATGGAATCATCAGGCCCGAGGAGAATGTCGGCGCTTTCCGCGCGCAGCTGGTGAATTCATTCAACGGCAAGGTGCTGCGTATGGATCCCGCCACTGGCAATGGCGTGCCCAGCAATCCGTTCTACGACCCCGCGCAGCCGCGGGCGCCGCGGTCGCGGGTGTGGGCGCTGGGCCTGCGGAACCCTTACCGGATGACCCTGCAGCCGGGCACGGGCAGCACCAATCCCGCGGATGGCGACATCGGCACGCTCTTCATCGGCGATGTGGGCTGGAGCTCCTGGGAGGAGCTCAACGTCTGCAATTCGCCCGGCATGAACTTCGGATGGCCCCTCTTCGAGGGCATGGAGAACGCGGCCTCGTATGCGTCGGCGCTTACCGAGAATAGGGATCAGCCCAATCCGCTCTTCAACGGCACGAGCTGCACGGTGCCGTACTTCCGCTTCAGCGATCTGCTGAAGCAGGACCAGGTCGGACACGTGAACGGCCACCCCAATCCCTGCGACCCCGCGCAGCAGGTCCCGTTGTCCGTTCCCCGGTTCTTCCATGCCCGGCCGTCAATCGATTGGCAGCACGGCGATCGGTCGCGCTGCGCGGCGTTCCAAGCGGGCGCTCCCATCACCTACGACCTCGATGACCCGCTATCCCCGGTTCCTGGGCCGCGCTTCGGCGGCTATGCGGCCATCGGCGGGCCGTGGAGCGCCTGGAGCGGCTTTCCGGCGGCCTTCCAGGACTGCGCCTATCATGCCGATTTCGCCGGCGGGTGGATCAAGCGATTCGTCTACGGCCCCAATGGAGAAGTGCAGAGCGTGCAGGATTTCGCATCCGGGCTCGGGGCGGTGAATTGGCTAGGCGCTGGGCCGGATGGATGCCTCTGGTACATCAAGTACACCGGTGGTGCCGAATTGCGGCGCATCTGCAACACAGCCGCGGTGAACCTGCCGCCCGTGGCGGTGGCATCCCAGAGCGTGCAATACGGTCCCGGGCCGCTTTCCGTGTCCTTCTCGGGTGCAGCCAGCAGTGACCCCGAAGGCGGTGCCATCACGCATCAATGGGATTTCGGCGATGGCTCGCCGATAAGCACGGCGGTGAGCCCCGTGCATGTGTTCCAGGCGCCCCCAGGGGCACCGACCATGTACACGGTGACGTTGACCGTTACCGACAATACCGGCCAGCAGGCCAGCGCTTCCCTGGTCGTTTCTGTGAACAACACGCCGCCCATTGCGGCGATCACCAGCTTCGCGAATGGCGCGTTCTACCCAGTGGGCGTGGATACGGTCTTCCAATTGGCCGCCAGCGTTTCGGATGCAGAGCATGGGCCGGCACAGCTTAGCTATGCCTGGCAGGTGACGCTCAGGCACAACACGCACGAGCACCCCGGCCCGATCATCAACGCGGTCAGCACGAGCGCGCATGTGTCCGGAGAGGGGTGCGACGGACAGAGCTATTCCTACGAGGTGCGGTTGACCGTGAGCGATGCGGCGGGCTTGAGCACGACCGTCTCGCACGTGCTCCACCCGCGCTGCTATGCCATCGCGCCAACGGCCATCATCATGGCATCGTCCATCGCGGGGCAAGCCCCTTTCGCCGTGCAGTTCGATGGCACCGCATCCTACGATCCCGGGTCGATCGTGGCCTATCACTGGGACTTCGGGGATGGCACAGCAAGCGATCAGCCTGCGCCCATCAAGGTGTTCACGGATGAGGGTGACCGCGTGGTGACCCTGACCGTGACGGACGATGACGGGCTCACCGGCCAGGCCGCAAGGACCGTGACGGTGGTCACGCTGGGCGCCCCGCAGTGCATGGGGCCGAGCGGTAGCGTGCTCCGCCAGTTCTGGAGCGGGGTGGGCGGCATCAGCATCCCCGACCTGGTCAATCATCCGAATTATCCCGGTTCACCCACAGGCTCCAGCACGCTCACCTCCTTCCAAGGGCCCACCAACTTCGCCAACAACTATGGCACGCGCGTCCGTGGCTACATCGTTCCGCCAGCCACGGGCAGCTATGTATTCACCGTGACCGGTGACGATGCGACGGCCGTATACCTAAGCCTGAACGCTGAGCCCCGGCATGCGCGGTTGATCTGTTCCGCCCCCGGCAGCACCACAGCGGCGCAGTTCGACCGGTTCCCTTCGCAGACCAGCGCAGCCATCCAGTTGGTGGCCGGTGCGTACTACTATGTGGAACTGCTGCACAAGGAGGGAAGCGCCAGCGACCACTTCGCGCTGTATTGGCAAACGCCACTGAATGGAACCCGGACCATCATTCCCGGCAGCGCTTTGGTCCAATGGGCGGACTGCCTGCCGGGTGCGCGCTTGCGGTGCGTGCTCTCCGGGCCCTACGACAGCAACACCGGGTTGATGCGCGACGACCTGCGGTCGGTCGGGCTGCTGCCCTTGGGGCAGCCATACAGTGCCTTGGGCTATGCCTTCATCGGAGGGGGGAATGAGTCGACGACCGCCGCGCGGCTCTCCCAGACCGGCCCCAACGCAGTGGTGGATTGGGTGGTGGTGGAGCTGCGCAACAAGAATGCGCCTTCACAGGTGATTGCTTCGCGCGCCGCCCTGCTGGAGCGCGATGGCGACATCCTGGGCACCGATGGCTTCGCGCGCCTGACATTCAATGTGCCGGTGGACAACTACTACATCGCCTTGCGACATCGGAACCACCTCGCGGCGATGACAGCGGCATCGATACGCTTGGATGCCGGCGATCGCACCGTGGATTTCACCTTGCCCAGCACCGGCACTTGGGGAACGCAGGCCGAAGTGCCCTTGGTGAATGGACGCATGGGCCTGTGGAGCGGCGATGTGAACCGGGATGGATCCCTCCGGTATGTCGGCAATGGCAATGACAGGGACCCGATCCTGGTGGCCATCGGCGGGTCCATGCCGCTCAATACCGTCACCGGCTACCGCTTGGAGGATGTGGATCTCAGCGGCGTGGTCAGGTACACGGGCCAGTGGAATGACCGGGACCCCATCCTGGTGAACATCGGGGGGTCGACCCCCACGGCGGTGCGGGTGCAGCAGCTGCCATAG
- a CDS encoding phosphatase PAP2 family protein, with amino-acid sequence MRREHAAALRFTLMWGALFAIGLFLVATQEKLALHRAVNAIHGPGLDWFFSWFTHTADGLVPAGLALALLFVRDVRAFLMMGLSCGISAIAVQLLKRQVFSDMHRPSAFRDHLGDLHWVEGVDLHGHFSFPSGHSTAAFSMCFALAVILSRPRLAMPFAVLAALMAWSRVYLSQHFLQDAVAGSLLGTAAAFGIYWALYRSPMSGRPWLDARLMVPGRRKA; translated from the coding sequence ATGCGAAGGGAGCATGCGGCGGCCTTGCGGTTCACCTTGATGTGGGGGGCGCTCTTTGCGATCGGGCTGTTCTTGGTGGCCACGCAGGAGAAGCTGGCCCTCCACCGTGCCGTGAATGCGATCCATGGCCCTGGGCTCGATTGGTTCTTCAGTTGGTTCACGCATACGGCCGACGGGCTGGTGCCTGCGGGGCTCGCGCTGGCGCTCCTGTTCGTGCGCGATGTCCGCGCCTTCCTGATGATGGGCTTGAGTTGCGGCATCAGCGCGATCGCCGTTCAGCTCTTGAAGCGGCAGGTCTTCAGCGACATGCACCGCCCATCGGCCTTCCGCGATCACCTCGGCGACCTGCACTGGGTGGAGGGGGTGGACCTCCATGGTCATTTCAGCTTCCCGAGCGGACACAGCACGGCGGCGTTCAGCATGTGCTTCGCATTGGCCGTCATACTGTCGAGGCCCAGGTTGGCCATGCCCTTTGCGGTGCTCGCCGCGCTGATGGCCTGGTCGAGGGTCTACCTCTCGCAGCACTTCCTGCAGGATGCGGTGGCAGGCTCGCTGCTCGGCACTGCAGCTGCGTTCGGCATCTACTGGGCGCTCTACCGTTCGCCGATGAGCGGCAGGCCTTGGCTTGATGCCCGTCTCATGGTGCCGGGGCGCCGAAAGGCTTGA
- a CDS encoding sorbosone dehydrogenase family protein, translating to MKRLPLPTLLLVLLNASVCVPSIRGGSPKVNELRVPAGFTVTVFAEGVTNARGMCWGDRGTLFVGSRSEGVVHALRDNDGDGQADERHIVAEDLNMPVGVAFRSGALYVSAVDRIVRLDSIEDRLATPPAAKVVTDAYPKDTHHGWKFIAFGPDGRLYVPVGAPCNICLSPDSTYASITRINADGTGREIVAHGVRNTVGFDWHPATRELWFTDNGRDWLGDDSPDCELNRLPRDGAHFGYPFCHAGNISDPEFGAQRPCAEFTPPAAGLGPHVAPLGMRFYSGSMFPERYRHAIFIAEHGSWNRSKPIGYRVSVAFPQGDGTARTEVFAEGWLNGSKAWGRPADVLVAPDGALLVSDDAADMIYRIAYTRP from the coding sequence ATGAAACGGCTGCCGCTCCCAACGCTGCTGCTGGTGCTGCTGAACGCATCGGTCTGCGTCCCCAGCATCCGGGGTGGCTCGCCGAAGGTGAACGAGCTGCGCGTGCCGGCCGGCTTCACGGTGACCGTTTTCGCCGAAGGCGTCACCAATGCGCGGGGCATGTGCTGGGGCGACCGGGGCACGCTCTTCGTTGGCAGCCGCAGTGAAGGCGTCGTGCACGCGCTTCGCGACAACGACGGGGACGGCCAGGCCGATGAACGGCATATTGTGGCCGAAGACCTGAACATGCCTGTGGGTGTGGCCTTCCGGAGTGGAGCGCTCTACGTGAGCGCGGTGGACCGCATCGTGCGCCTCGACTCCATCGAGGACCGGCTTGCCACACCACCTGCGGCCAAGGTGGTCACTGACGCCTATCCGAAGGATACGCACCATGGCTGGAAATTCATCGCTTTCGGCCCGGACGGCCGGCTTTACGTGCCGGTGGGTGCCCCGTGCAACATCTGCCTCAGCCCAGACAGCACCTATGCCTCCATCACACGGATCAACGCGGATGGCACCGGCCGTGAGATCGTGGCCCATGGCGTCCGCAATACGGTGGGCTTCGATTGGCATCCAGCGACCAGGGAGCTGTGGTTCACGGACAATGGCCGCGACTGGCTCGGCGACGATTCGCCGGATTGCGAATTGAACCGACTTCCACGCGATGGAGCGCATTTCGGATACCCTTTCTGCCATGCCGGCAACATCAGCGACCCTGAATTCGGAGCGCAGCGGCCGTGCGCGGAATTCACTCCGCCCGCAGCGGGGCTTGGGCCGCATGTGGCCCCCTTGGGCATGCGGTTCTACTCGGGATCCATGTTCCCCGAGCGGTACCGCCATGCCATCTTCATCGCTGAGCACGGCAGCTGGAACCGGAGCAAGCCTATCGGCTACAGGGTGTCGGTGGCCTTCCCGCAGGGTGACGGCACGGCTCGTACCGAAGTGTTCGCCGAAGGATGGCTCAATGGCTCGAAGGCATGGGGACGGCCAGCGGACGTGCTGGTGGCGCCCGATGGGGCGCTATTGGTGAGCGATGACGCCGCGGATATGATCTACCGCATCGCCTACACGCGGCCATGA
- a CDS encoding universal stress protein encodes MKNIIAAIDFSPVTERVITHAAAVAKAMGAKLWIIYVAAPEPDFVGFSTGPQYIRDHLAGQLRKEHAALQDLATAQEGTGLDAEALMVQGPTAETIITEAERLHADLVVMGSHGHGALFRAFVGSVSQSVLQAGGLPVLVIPSELQAE; translated from the coding sequence ATGAAGAACATTATCGCAGCCATCGATTTCTCACCGGTCACGGAGCGGGTCATCACCCACGCCGCAGCGGTGGCGAAGGCGATGGGCGCCAAGCTGTGGATCATTTACGTCGCCGCGCCAGAGCCGGATTTCGTGGGGTTCAGCACAGGCCCCCAATACATCCGTGACCACCTTGCCGGACAATTGCGCAAGGAGCATGCGGCATTGCAGGACCTTGCTACTGCGCAGGAGGGAACAGGCCTGGATGCGGAGGCCCTGATGGTACAGGGACCGACTGCTGAGACCATCATCACCGAAGCGGAGCGGCTCCATGCCGACCTGGTGGTGATGGGCTCACACGGCCATGGCGCGCTCTTCCGGGCCTTCGTGGGAAGCGTGAGCCAATCCGTTCTCCAAGCGGGCGGTCTTCCGGTGCTCGTGATACCCAGCGAGCTCCAGGCTGAATGA
- a CDS encoding PA0069 family radical SAM protein, translated as MRNDGKPIKGRGAMLQVPNRFEAITKGAFHAEGIDEPLGETAPEPTRYLPVDARNIVNPVNSPDLPFRYSMNPYQGCEHGCAYCYARPTHEYWGYSAGLDFERVILVKRGAAARLEQTLRRPGWEVQPISISGATDPYQPIERKEGLTRSLLQVALDFGQPVVIITKNALVLRDLDLLSEMASKGLASVAISLTTLDESLRRALEPRTSTTAQRLEAIRALSGAGVPVMAMLAPIIPALNEPEVSSLLKAGAAAGAISASYTVLRTNGAVEPVFRAWLEAHYPDRSARVLAQTRAVHGGAVSDSRPGRRLRGEGPFAENINRVFRVLRRRHFGERAMPTLRTDLFKPPPQGQLGLFDG; from the coding sequence ATGCGCAATGACGGCAAACCCATCAAGGGACGGGGTGCGATGCTTCAGGTTCCGAACCGGTTCGAAGCCATCACCAAGGGTGCATTCCATGCGGAAGGCATCGATGAGCCTTTGGGAGAGACCGCACCGGAGCCCACCCGCTACCTGCCGGTTGATGCCCGCAACATCGTCAATCCGGTGAACAGCCCAGACCTCCCTTTCCGGTACAGCATGAACCCATACCAAGGTTGCGAGCACGGCTGCGCCTACTGCTATGCTCGACCGACGCACGAGTATTGGGGGTACAGTGCGGGGCTTGACTTTGAGCGGGTGATCCTGGTGAAGCGGGGCGCTGCTGCACGCTTGGAGCAGACCCTGCGCCGGCCCGGGTGGGAAGTGCAGCCCATCAGCATCTCGGGCGCCACGGATCCCTACCAACCGATCGAGCGCAAGGAGGGATTGACGCGGAGCCTGCTGCAGGTGGCCTTGGACTTCGGTCAGCCCGTGGTCATCATCACCAAGAATGCATTGGTCCTGAGGGATTTGGACTTGCTTTCCGAAATGGCATCCAAGGGACTGGCCAGCGTAGCCATCAGCCTGACCACGCTGGATGAATCCTTGCGCCGTGCGCTGGAGCCCCGCACCAGTACAACAGCTCAGCGCTTGGAGGCCATCCGAGCGCTCAGTGGGGCCGGTGTGCCGGTGATGGCCATGCTGGCGCCGATCATTCCGGCCCTCAATGAGCCGGAGGTGTCTTCGCTGCTCAAGGCCGGCGCTGCAGCGGGAGCGATTTCAGCCAGCTACACCGTCCTGCGCACCAATGGGGCCGTGGAGCCGGTCTTCAGAGCATGGTTGGAAGCCCACTACCCTGACCGGTCGGCAAGGGTGCTGGCCCAGACCAGGGCTGTCCATGGCGGGGCGGTGTCGGACTCCCGGCCGGGCCGCCGGCTTCGCGGCGAGGGGCCGTTCGCGGAGAATATCAACAGGGTGTTCCGCGTGCTCCGCCGGCGCCATTTCGGTGAACGGGCCATGCCAACGCTGAGGACCGATCTCTTCAAGCCCCCTCCACAGGGACAACTCGGGCTTTTCGATGGTTGA
- a CDS encoding PKD domain-containing protein: MSVIGAAAHTETKAQTLQPNFSDALVMGGWTEPVGATWDANGRLYVWEKRGMVWIVENGVRLPNPLLNISDEVGNWRDHGFLGFALDPAFLSNGRIYCMYAVDRHHLMNHGTAGYNPNTNEYYAATIMRITRYTAQGPSFSTVDYGSRTVLLGETRQTGVPLLHESHSTGSLMFGSDGTLLATLGDGASYNLVDVGSSSDTYWAQALADGIIRPAENVGAMRSQLLDCFNGKLLRMDPNTGDGVPSNPWYDPVAPRSPRSRVWALGLRNPYRATIKPNSGSTDPADGRPGVVYIGDVQWGTWEDLNVCTEGGMNFGWPLFEGLTPQSGYMAALTANLDAPNPLHDGVSCNLPFLRFQDLLKQDTPVHLNGHPNPCNPQVQIPNSIPKFFHARPAIDWLHGNQSRCGGFSGSTAITFDLDASGSPVPGPRFGGNCAVGGPWMAGENMPVGYQNSTFHGDYASGWIRRFKFDEQDQPVSVHDFASGLGAVVWIGAGPDGCVWYMRYNTNELRRICYTLAVNLPPAAVAAQSIQYGPGPLEVQFDASGSSDPENGALTYLWDFGDGGPTSTAISPMRTFTAAPGVPASYTVSLTVTDNIGQSATTTLLVSVNNTPPQVAITSIPADGYFPVGIDTTYQLTASVTDAEHGPAQLTYAWRTTLHHNTHIHPEAIDPNASTSTVISGVGCDGESYFYIIELTVTDAGGLSTTVQRRLDPRCQAIAPTAIILANASAGAGPLNVQFDGTSSYDPGTITAYHWDFGDGTFSSQASPAKVFSESGEHQVTLTVTDDDGLTGQAIRVITVLSFAPPQCVGATGSLLRELWTGIGGSALSDLTTHPNYPGSPNSVSYPTLFQGPTNLTNNYGTRVRGYIIAPQTGNYVFTLTSDDASMLYLSPNAEPQHAQPICSVPGWTNETEYTKYPSQVSAAIPLVAGRYYYVELLHKEGSGGDHFAVRWQTPSNANRTVIPGSVLARWQNCQPSVRLRTALQGPWEASTALMRDDLRAGGLVPLAEPYAGLGFPQVGGGGEATSAARLSQTGKNAVVDWVRVELRNKNNPAQVVATRSALLERDGDIVGTDGYSRLVFNVPTDNYYVAVRHRNHFGAMTLSAVALGAHETGIDFTQSGVAAWGSDARATLPNGRRAQWSGNVLRDASIRYVGENNDRDPILAIIGGSVPNSTITGYHAADVNLDGVVRYVGNANDRDPILVNIGGSTPNSVRQEQLP; this comes from the coding sequence TTGAGCGTCATCGGTGCGGCAGCGCATACCGAGACCAAGGCACAGACGCTGCAGCCCAACTTCAGCGATGCCTTGGTCATGGGGGGCTGGACGGAACCGGTGGGTGCCACCTGGGACGCCAATGGCCGGCTGTATGTGTGGGAGAAGCGCGGCATGGTCTGGATCGTCGAGAACGGCGTTCGCCTGCCCAACCCCCTGCTCAATATCAGCGACGAGGTGGGCAATTGGCGAGACCATGGCTTCCTCGGCTTCGCGCTCGACCCGGCCTTCCTCAGCAATGGTCGGATCTACTGCATGTACGCGGTGGACCGGCACCACCTGATGAACCATGGGACAGCCGGCTACAATCCCAATACGAACGAGTACTACGCGGCGACGATCATGCGCATCACGCGCTACACCGCGCAAGGCCCCTCATTCAGCACCGTCGATTACGGGAGCCGTACGGTGCTCCTTGGAGAAACGCGGCAGACCGGGGTGCCGCTCCTGCATGAGTCGCACAGCACCGGTTCGCTCATGTTCGGCAGCGACGGCACCCTGCTCGCCACCCTCGGCGACGGCGCCAGCTACAACCTGGTGGATGTGGGCAGCAGCAGCGACACCTATTGGGCCCAAGCGCTTGCGGATGGAATCATCAGGCCGGCCGAGAACGTGGGCGCCATGCGCTCGCAGCTGCTGGACTGCTTCAATGGGAAGCTCCTGCGCATGGACCCGAACACCGGCGATGGCGTGCCCAGCAATCCGTGGTACGACCCCGTGGCCCCGCGGTCACCGCGCTCGCGCGTTTGGGCGCTGGGCTTGCGGAATCCCTACAGGGCCACCATCAAGCCCAACAGCGGCAGCACGGATCCGGCGGATGGGCGCCCCGGCGTGGTCTACATCGGTGATGTGCAGTGGGGGACCTGGGAGGACCTCAACGTCTGCACGGAGGGCGGCATGAACTTCGGATGGCCCCTTTTCGAAGGCCTCACCCCGCAATCGGGGTACATGGCCGCGTTGACGGCCAATCTGGACGCACCGAACCCGCTGCACGATGGCGTGAGCTGCAATCTGCCGTTCCTGCGGTTCCAGGACCTGCTCAAGCAGGATACCCCCGTCCACCTCAACGGGCACCCGAATCCCTGCAATCCGCAGGTGCAGATCCCCAATTCCATCCCCAAGTTCTTCCATGCCCGGCCGGCCATCGATTGGCTGCACGGGAACCAATCGCGCTGCGGGGGCTTCTCGGGCAGCACCGCCATCACCTTCGACCTCGATGCATCGGGTTCTCCTGTGCCGGGACCGCGGTTCGGCGGGAACTGCGCGGTGGGAGGACCGTGGATGGCCGGGGAGAACATGCCCGTGGGCTATCAGAACAGCACCTTCCATGGCGACTATGCCAGCGGCTGGATCCGCCGCTTCAAATTCGATGAGCAGGACCAGCCCGTCAGCGTGCACGATTTCGCGAGCGGCCTGGGCGCCGTGGTGTGGATCGGTGCCGGCCCTGATGGCTGCGTGTGGTACATGCGCTATAACACGAACGAACTGAGGCGGATCTGCTATACGCTTGCGGTCAACCTCCCACCGGCAGCCGTGGCCGCCCAGAGTATCCAATACGGCCCGGGCCCCTTGGAGGTGCAGTTCGATGCCAGTGGCAGCTCCGATCCGGAGAATGGAGCGCTTACCTACTTGTGGGATTTCGGCGATGGGGGCCCGACGTCCACCGCCATCAGCCCCATGCGCACATTCACGGCTGCACCTGGCGTTCCGGCCTCCTACACGGTCTCGCTCACGGTGACCGACAACATCGGGCAATCGGCCACCACCACGTTGCTGGTCTCGGTGAACAATACGCCGCCGCAAGTGGCCATCACCAGCATACCGGCCGATGGGTATTTCCCTGTGGGCATCGATACCACCTACCAGCTAACGGCCAGCGTGACGGATGCCGAGCATGGGCCGGCCCAGCTCACCTATGCTTGGCGGACCACCTTGCACCACAATACGCACATCCACCCGGAGGCCATCGATCCCAATGCCTCCACCAGCACCGTCATCAGCGGCGTGGGGTGCGATGGAGAGTCCTACTTCTACATCATTGAACTCACCGTGACCGATGCCGGCGGTCTCAGCACCACCGTCCAGCGACGCCTCGATCCGCGGTGCCAGGCCATCGCACCCACGGCTATCATCCTCGCCAATGCTTCCGCTGGAGCGGGCCCCCTGAATGTGCAGTTCGATGGTACCAGCTCTTATGATCCCGGAACCATCACCGCCTACCACTGGGACTTCGGCGATGGCACATTCAGCAGCCAGGCCTCACCGGCCAAGGTGTTCTCTGAATCGGGCGAACATCAGGTGACCCTCACGGTGACCGATGACGACGGGCTCACCGGGCAGGCCATCCGTGTGATCACCGTGCTGAGCTTCGCCCCGCCGCAATGCGTGGGCGCCACCGGCAGCCTGCTCCGCGAGCTCTGGACCGGCATCGGCGGGTCAGCCCTTTCCGACCTGACCACCCATCCGAACTATCCGGGAAGCCCGAATAGCGTGTCCTATCCCACCTTGTTCCAAGGCCCCACAAACCTCACCAACAATTATGGCACCCGGGTGCGCGGGTACATCATCGCACCCCAGACGGGCAATTACGTCTTTACGCTCACAAGCGACGACGCCAGCATGCTCTACCTCAGCCCCAACGCGGAGCCCCAACATGCCCAGCCCATCTGCAGTGTGCCGGGCTGGACCAACGAGACGGAATACACCAAGTACCCATCGCAGGTGAGCGCGGCCATCCCTTTGGTGGCCGGGCGTTACTACTACGTGGAGCTCCTTCACAAGGAGGGCAGTGGCGGCGATCATTTCGCGGTGCGATGGCAGACCCCTTCCAACGCGAATCGCACGGTGATCCCTGGCTCGGTGCTGGCGCGTTGGCAGAACTGCCAGCCCAGCGTGCGGCTGAGAACCGCGCTTCAAGGGCCTTGGGAGGCCTCCACCGCCCTGATGCGCGATGATCTGCGTGCGGGCGGTCTGGTGCCGTTGGCGGAGCCCTATGCCGGGCTTGGCTTCCCGCAGGTGGGCGGCGGCGGCGAGGCCACCAGCGCAGCCCGATTATCGCAGACGGGCAAGAATGCCGTGGTCGATTGGGTGCGGGTGGAATTGCGCAACAAGAACAATCCAGCACAGGTGGTAGCCACGCGGTCGGCCCTGTTGGAGCGCGACGGTGACATCGTCGGCACGGATGGCTATTCCAGGCTGGTCTTCAATGTGCCGACGGACAACTACTACGTGGCCGTGCGGCATCGCAACCATTTCGGCGCGATGACCTTGTCTGCCGTAGCCCTGGGTGCCCATGAGACGGGCATCGATTTCACCCAATCCGGCGTTGCGGCCTGGGGAAGCGATGCACGCGCAACGCTGCCCAATGGGCGGCGGGCCCAATGGTCGGGCAATGTGCTCCGTGATGCGAGCATCCGGTATGTTGGGGAGAACAACGACAGAGACCCTATCCTGGCCATCATCGGCGGGTCGGTGCCGAACAGCACCATTACCGGATACCACGCGGCGGACGTCAACCTCGATGGCGTGGTGCGCTATGTGGGCAACGCCAATGATCGCGATCCGATCCTGGTGAACATCGGCGGGTCCACGCCGAATAGCGTCCGGCAGGAGCAGCTTCCGTGA